The Phragmitibacter flavus genome includes a window with the following:
- a CDS encoding exopolysaccharide biosynthesis protein, which translates to MADDAKPPKNLEELLQRLLKAADKEEKVSLDQMMDEVGRRSFGPLLLLAGMIISAPLVSDIPGVPTVSGLFILLVAGQVVVGRERFWLPKWMLNLSVKSEKLKKTIDKWLMRPAKFIDRFVGRRLEFLTGAGGTKAIAIVASLVALATPMTELVPMSANGVGIAIVIFGLALIAKDGVMAMLGFVTVGVVATLAIMYG; encoded by the coding sequence ATGGCTGACGATGCGAAACCACCGAAGAACCTTGAGGAGCTTTTGCAGCGTTTGCTGAAGGCGGCGGACAAGGAGGAAAAGGTGTCGCTCGATCAGATGATGGACGAAGTCGGGCGGCGGTCGTTCGGGCCGCTGCTGTTGCTGGCCGGGATGATCATCTCGGCACCATTGGTGAGTGACATTCCCGGAGTTCCCACGGTGTCGGGTCTGTTTATTTTGCTCGTGGCCGGTCAGGTGGTGGTAGGACGGGAGCGGTTTTGGTTGCCGAAATGGATGCTGAATCTGTCGGTGAAGTCAGAGAAGTTGAAGAAGACCATTGATAAATGGCTGATGCGTCCCGCCAAGTTCATTGACCGGTTTGTCGGCCGGCGGCTTGAGTTCCTGACTGGAGCAGGCGGCACGAAGGCGATTGCGATCGTTGCATCGCTGGTGGCGTTGGCGACGCCGATGACGGAGCTGGTGCCGATGAGTGCCAATGGCGTCGGCATCGCGATCGTCATTTTTGGATTGGCGTTGATCGCGAAGGATGGCGTGATGGCGATGTTAGGATTTGTGACCGTGGGCGTCGTGGCGACGCTGGCGATCATGTATGGTTAG
- a CDS encoding DUF1501 domain-containing protein, translating to MKTSYLKADELSRRQFVLRAAKTCLGVSVLPMVAGRAHGAPFADASAAKQIASAKNVIYLYMSGGMSHLDTFGVVPGSEQMGATKAIATSADGVQISEYLPNTAKSMHHGVVINSLNSTQGAHEQGNYYQHTSYTMRGATRHPSMGAWLTTFQGRSNPALPGSVIVTNDSKHPGAGFFPATAAPLVINNPAGGLQNSKRLSSLSESDFDYRLGLASKLDQKFQQSYQYSGVKAYADVYRDAVSVMKSKDLVAFDLSHESDEMHEAYGSDSFGQGCLLARRLVEHGVRFIEVNLGGWDTHNDNFVRVPERCQILDKALGALLPDLHSRGLLDETLVVLATEFGRTPDVNQNEGRDHYPKAFSSVLWGGGVNGGQVYGKTDRGIEVSENQVSVPDFNATIAYALGLPLDHVLYSPTKRPFTVADKGKPITSIFG from the coding sequence ATGAAAACATCCTATTTGAAAGCCGACGAACTTAGTCGCCGCCAGTTTGTTCTTCGCGCAGCCAAAACCTGCCTCGGCGTTTCGGTATTGCCGATGGTTGCTGGCAGGGCGCACGGGGCTCCGTTTGCGGATGCTTCGGCGGCCAAACAAATCGCCTCGGCGAAGAATGTCATTTATCTCTACATGAGTGGCGGGATGAGCCATCTCGATACGTTCGGAGTCGTTCCAGGAAGTGAGCAGATGGGAGCGACCAAGGCGATTGCGACTTCAGCGGACGGCGTGCAGATCAGCGAATACCTGCCCAACACGGCGAAGAGCATGCATCATGGAGTGGTGATCAATTCGTTGAATTCAACCCAAGGAGCACATGAGCAGGGGAATTATTATCAACATACCAGTTACACGATGCGTGGGGCGACGCGGCATCCAAGCATGGGCGCGTGGTTGACGACGTTTCAAGGGCGGTCGAATCCGGCATTGCCTGGCAGTGTCATTGTCACCAACGACAGCAAACATCCGGGCGCCGGATTTTTCCCGGCGACAGCGGCACCTTTGGTGATCAACAATCCGGCGGGTGGATTGCAGAACAGCAAAAGACTTTCATCGCTGAGCGAAAGTGATTTTGATTACCGGCTCGGGCTCGCTTCAAAGCTGGATCAGAAGTTTCAACAGAGTTACCAATATTCTGGAGTGAAGGCCTATGCGGACGTGTATCGGGATGCGGTGAGTGTGATGAAAAGCAAGGACTTGGTGGCATTTGATCTAAGCCATGAATCCGACGAGATGCATGAGGCTTACGGCAGCGACAGCTTTGGACAAGGGTGTTTGCTGGCACGTCGGCTGGTGGAGCATGGGGTGCGGTTCATTGAGGTGAATCTCGGTGGTTGGGATACCCACAATGACAACTTTGTGCGTGTGCCGGAGCGTTGTCAGATTTTGGATAAGGCATTGGGCGCGTTGTTGCCGGATTTGCACAGTCGCGGTTTGTTGGACGAGACGCTGGTGGTGCTGGCGACGGAATTTGGTCGCACGCCCGATGTGAATCAGAACGAAGGTCGTGACCATTATCCGAAGGCGTTCAGTTCGGTTTTATGGGGCGGTGGCGTGAACGGTGGACAGGTCTATGGCAAAACCGATCGTGGCATTGAGGTGTCCGAAAATCAGGTAAGCGTCCCAGATTTTAATGCCACCATCGCCTATGCGTTGGGATTGCCATTGGATCACGTCTTGTATTCGCCGACCAAACGACCATTTACTGTTGCGGACAAAGGGAAGCCGATCACCAGCATTTTTGGGTGA
- a CDS encoding endo-1,4-beta-xylanase — MTGLMAQGWAAAVGMPDGGSDIRGSVPLNASASGEVGKVESVEPGKGKRITIIQASPSKPFSAQFSAPVGGAIEKGERVFAVIKARLVGAEDVGEVLAKLQLSDPPYASFGDNIGVGIHREWMELPVTFVATESIPEGKAAVVLLCGHRNQSIEVESVRLLKYPASMDLAGFPKAKPVKRTYEGREADAPWRKAALERIEQHRKADLALTLTGEGGKPMANAEVKLRLRRHEFGFGSAIVADRMGSDAPDDKRYRKVIDDLFSIVVFENDLKDGNWSPEFDDARRTKRNEGLNEAFDWLAERNIGVRGHYLMQVPTPYNLIDVKDNAVIRERTMASVTERLEFVKDRVVEWDVINHPIAWVGADMLNVRPGLEQLDRDVFKLSRSKTKLPFFVNEDQVFRPGPQCDDTYAYIKSLNEAGFKVDGLGNQAHFHESYLPSPEHLLAITDKFAEIVSKQSITEYDVVINDDEELAADFTRDVLIAIFSHPAYTSFLWWGFWEGTHWKPEAASWAKDWTIRERGKVMEEWIGKRWRTEVTLTTDDEGKVNWRGFPGWYDVEVGGEMKTVNITKADPSAVLD; from the coding sequence ATGACGGGTCTCATGGCCCAGGGCTGGGCTGCGGCGGTCGGGATGCCGGACGGAGGGTCGGACATCCGGGGCTCCGTGCCGCTGAACGCAAGTGCGTCTGGTGAAGTGGGCAAGGTGGAATCAGTTGAACCCGGGAAGGGCAAACGCATCACCATCATCCAAGCATCGCCATCGAAACCATTTAGTGCGCAGTTTTCGGCTCCGGTTGGAGGGGCGATCGAGAAGGGGGAGCGGGTGTTTGCCGTGATCAAAGCTCGATTGGTGGGAGCAGAGGATGTGGGTGAAGTGTTGGCCAAGTTGCAGTTGAGCGATCCGCCTTATGCGTCCTTTGGAGACAACATTGGCGTGGGCATTCATCGTGAGTGGATGGAGTTGCCGGTGACTTTCGTGGCGACGGAATCGATCCCGGAGGGCAAGGCAGCGGTGGTGTTGCTTTGCGGGCATCGGAACCAGAGCATCGAAGTGGAGTCGGTGCGCCTATTGAAGTATCCGGCAAGCATGGATCTGGCGGGTTTTCCAAAAGCGAAACCGGTAAAGCGCACCTACGAAGGGCGTGAAGCGGATGCGCCATGGAGAAAGGCGGCGCTGGAGAGGATCGAGCAACATCGCAAGGCGGATTTGGCGCTGACTCTGACTGGAGAGGGAGGCAAGCCGATGGCGAATGCGGAGGTGAAGCTGAGGCTGCGTCGGCATGAGTTTGGTTTTGGTTCGGCCATTGTGGCGGATCGCATGGGCAGTGATGCGCCGGACGACAAACGCTACCGGAAGGTGATCGATGACCTGTTTAGCATCGTGGTGTTTGAGAACGATTTGAAAGATGGCAACTGGTCGCCGGAGTTTGATGACGCGCGGCGGACGAAGCGCAATGAGGGGTTGAACGAGGCTTTTGACTGGCTGGCGGAGCGGAACATTGGAGTGCGCGGCCATTACCTGATGCAGGTGCCGACACCTTATAACTTGATTGATGTGAAGGACAATGCGGTGATTCGTGAGAGAACGATGGCAAGCGTGACGGAGCGTTTGGAGTTCGTGAAGGACCGGGTGGTGGAGTGGGATGTGATCAACCATCCAATCGCCTGGGTGGGGGCCGATATGCTGAATGTGCGTCCCGGGCTGGAGCAATTGGACCGGGATGTGTTCAAGCTGTCGAGGAGCAAAACGAAGTTGCCGTTTTTTGTTAATGAGGATCAGGTGTTCCGACCGGGCCCGCAGTGCGACGATACGTATGCTTACATCAAGTCTCTGAATGAGGCGGGGTTCAAGGTGGATGGTTTGGGCAATCAGGCGCATTTTCATGAGAGTTATCTGCCTTCGCCGGAGCATTTGCTGGCGATTACGGACAAGTTTGCCGAGATTGTTTCGAAGCAGTCGATCACGGAATATGACGTGGTGATCAATGATGACGAGGAGCTGGCAGCCGACTTTACGCGCGATGTATTGATCGCGATTTTCAGTCATCCGGCTTACACGAGTTTCTTGTGGTGGGGATTCTGGGAGGGAACCCATTGGAAACCGGAGGCGGCTTCATGGGCAAAGGATTGGACCATTCGCGAGCGCGGTAAAGTGATGGAGGAATGGATCGGGAAACGCTGGAGGACGGAGGTGACCTTGACGACGGATGACGAAGGGAAGGTCAACTGGCGCGGGTTTCCTGGTTGGTATGATGTTGAAGTGGGCGGAGAGATGAAGACCGTGAATATCACGAAGGCCGATCCATCGGCGGTGCTGGATTGA
- a CDS encoding PEP-CTERM sorting domain-containing protein (PEP-CTERM proteins occur, often in large numbers, in the proteomes of bacteria that also encode an exosortase, a predicted intramembrane cysteine proteinase. The presence of a PEP-CTERM domain at a protein's C-terminus predicts cleavage within the sorting domain, followed by covalent anchoring to some some component of the (usually Gram-negative) cell surface. Many PEP-CTERM proteins exhibit an unusual sequence composition that includes large numbers of potential glycosylation sites. Expression of one such protein has been shown restore the ability of a bacterium to form floc, a type of biofilm.): MVSTSLPGVCSVIGSLLLFAAGGLQVATAQVAETLIDLTFSPGNAGDVAFHPDVSSVDPWTNGSETLSDPFGSGLYYMPDPDFGNGYAGLTVPPARFGFMWGFEGGFTLSSTQDWIVHEISFDYDVLGHNGEASLAIDLGTWSGNAPLPSTGPAGSGPNFTPVAVGERATGTVTFDFYNQTLTVTRDGYSDYTESFLDTHSLGTGFHGIDILVSNTAPSVAPAWDVNADSSGGTDGFYRIDNFQVRALQVPEPSSALAVVMGVGLLFMRRQRVRA; this comes from the coding sequence GTGGTATCCACCAGCCTGCCTGGAGTGTGCAGTGTCATCGGCTCTCTTTTGCTCTTTGCAGCAGGAGGTCTGCAGGTGGCGACGGCGCAAGTGGCGGAAACCTTGATCGACCTCACCTTCTCGCCCGGCAACGCTGGTGACGTCGCCTTCCATCCCGACGTCTCGAGTGTTGATCCATGGACCAATGGATCAGAAACTCTGTCAGATCCTTTTGGTAGCGGTCTGTATTACATGCCTGATCCCGACTTCGGCAATGGCTATGCTGGTCTTACGGTTCCTCCAGCGCGATTTGGTTTCATGTGGGGGTTTGAGGGAGGGTTTACCCTTTCGAGCACACAGGATTGGATTGTTCATGAGATATCCTTCGATTACGATGTGCTCGGACATAATGGTGAGGCTTCGCTTGCCATTGATCTTGGCACATGGAGCGGCAATGCCCCGCTGCCGTCCACCGGACCGGCGGGTTCCGGACCCAACTTTACTCCTGTTGCAGTAGGAGAACGCGCCACTGGAACGGTCACCTTCGATTTTTATAATCAAACTCTGACGGTGACTCGCGATGGTTACTCGGACTATACGGAATCGTTTCTCGATACCCATTCTTTGGGCACTGGCTTTCACGGGATTGACATTTTGGTGTCTAACACCGCGCCATCTGTGGCTCCAGCTTGGGATGTGAATGCCGACTCCAGCGGGGGGACTGATGGGTTCTACCGCATTGACAACTTCCAGGTCAGGGCCTTGCAGGTTCCTGAACCTTCCAGTGCTTTGGCGGTGGTGATGGGGGTTGGCTTGCTGTTCATGCGTCGGCAACGTGTTCGCGCCTGA
- a CDS encoding type II toxin-antitoxin system VapC family toxin, whose amino-acid sequence MTFLDTGILVGAVLASHEQHEACRAALEEVEQPFTNAHALAESFATLTGFYKVPVEAAAQLIFGLAEAISVEALSLADYEKAIGEARRRGVMGGGIYESLHATFARRKKAAQIVTRNPSHFVHVAPDMEILTP is encoded by the coding sequence ATGACCTTTCTCGATACCGGCATACTTGTTGGAGCGGTTCTGGCCTCCCACGAACAGCACGAGGCTTGCCGCGCCGCGCTGGAGGAGGTCGAACAGCCCTTCACCAATGCGCATGCGCTGGCCGAGTCATTCGCCACCCTCACAGGGTTTTACAAGGTTCCGGTGGAGGCGGCTGCTCAACTGATCTTCGGGTTGGCGGAAGCCATCTCCGTCGAGGCGCTGTCCTTGGCAGATTATGAAAAAGCCATTGGTGAGGCGCGCCGAAGAGGCGTGATGGGTGGAGGCATTTACGAATCACTGCACGCCACCTTTGCGCGCCGAAAAAAGGCCGCCCAGATCGTGACGCGGAATCCGTCGCACTTTGTCCATGTAGCTCCCGACATGGAAATCCTTACGCCGTGA
- a CDS encoding DUF1549 domain-containing protein → MKTTSLSLCLLLLAGCLFQAMAAMPESQKIDSLLAEVWKKQNLQPNAAAPDDVLVRRLYLDIVGRIPTVEEAQQFVSSRDPHKRTKLIDQLLASDGYTSHMFNYMADLLRLTDNVRGRATADAYAEFVKKQLKANTPYDVLVRELMTTEGGAWDSGAIGFYMRDENKLDHLAYTVQVFLGTSIVCAQCHNHPFDKMTQLEYYGMAAYTNGMDTRVGYGMLKGGGMKRPSKEEVAAMSKQERRAMRQKMTNGVNRKDVAMVREALKDVLQPLRYMQVAWSDNKLPMLPADYAYDDAKPGDRIQPKVMFGHDAVAAPGESNLEAFAQWMTSPDNPRFSTVIANRMWKKVFGIGLIEPVDEMTDSTVPSNGPLMDYLTQLMVEKKYSIKSFLRVLYNTQTYQRMANPTEVELGGTYYFTGPILRRMSAEQVWDSMVTLAKGNVDNQISTDSSKLHEYLADIKMIKDTIETREMDEIVELAKANTEQREAGQEKLAALKAEMAEQKESGSDPKGLTRQAQRLRREASSAMLEGLVGEERAQGLKLGYRPDRLNNVMRPDRNSMMGMSMSRSERQEAIKAGTLLNLSVRASELPSPTKPGHFLRTFGQSDREVIENATDDATVPQALALLNSPASEILNHPDSDLGKQIEKAATPQARVELLYQAYLSRLPTADERMILQQVLRDRGDSALEDISHALLASSQFLYIQ, encoded by the coding sequence ATGAAAACCACCTCCCTGTCCCTTTGCCTGCTTTTACTCGCAGGCTGTCTTTTCCAGGCCATGGCGGCCATGCCAGAGAGTCAGAAGATCGACTCGCTTCTTGCTGAAGTTTGGAAAAAGCAAAACCTGCAGCCCAATGCCGCCGCCCCCGATGACGTGTTGGTGCGGCGTTTGTATCTCGACATTGTCGGGCGCATTCCCACCGTGGAAGAGGCGCAGCAGTTCGTGTCGTCTCGCGATCCACACAAGCGCACCAAGCTGATTGATCAGTTGCTGGCCTCCGATGGCTACACCAGTCACATGTTCAACTACATGGCGGATCTGCTGCGGTTGACGGACAATGTGCGGGGTCGTGCCACGGCAGATGCCTACGCGGAATTTGTGAAAAAACAACTGAAGGCCAATACGCCTTACGATGTGTTGGTGCGCGAGTTGATGACGACTGAAGGCGGCGCATGGGACAGCGGCGCGATTGGCTTTTACATGCGTGATGAGAACAAACTGGATCATCTCGCCTACACGGTTCAGGTGTTTTTGGGAACTTCGATTGTTTGTGCACAATGCCATAATCATCCGTTCGATAAAATGACGCAGCTCGAGTATTACGGGATGGCGGCTTATACCAATGGCATGGATACGAGGGTGGGTTATGGAATGTTGAAGGGCGGCGGCATGAAACGACCTTCGAAAGAGGAAGTCGCCGCCATGTCGAAACAGGAGCGCCGCGCGATGCGCCAGAAGATGACCAATGGGGTGAACCGCAAGGATGTCGCCATGGTGCGCGAGGCGTTGAAGGACGTGCTGCAACCGCTGCGTTACATGCAGGTGGCCTGGAGTGACAACAAGCTGCCGATGTTGCCGGCGGATTATGCTTATGATGACGCCAAGCCAGGTGATCGCATCCAGCCCAAGGTGATGTTTGGTCATGATGCGGTGGCGGCTCCAGGTGAGAGCAACCTTGAGGCGTTTGCGCAGTGGATGACATCGCCTGACAATCCACGTTTCTCAACGGTGATCGCCAACCGCATGTGGAAGAAAGTTTTTGGGATCGGATTGATCGAGCCAGTGGATGAGATGACGGATTCGACCGTTCCCTCCAATGGTCCGTTGATGGACTATTTGACTCAGCTGATGGTGGAGAAGAAGTATTCGATCAAATCGTTCCTGCGCGTGTTGTATAACACCCAGACTTATCAACGCATGGCCAATCCGACCGAGGTGGAATTGGGCGGAACTTACTATTTCACGGGTCCAATTCTGCGGCGCATGAGTGCCGAGCAGGTGTGGGATTCCATGGTAACTCTGGCCAAGGGGAATGTGGACAATCAGATCTCCACCGACAGCAGCAAACTTCACGAATACCTGGCGGACATCAAAATGATCAAGGACACGATTGAGACCAGGGAGATGGACGAGATCGTGGAACTGGCGAAAGCAAACACGGAACAGCGTGAGGCAGGTCAGGAAAAGCTCGCGGCACTCAAAGCAGAAATGGCGGAGCAAAAAGAATCGGGATCAGATCCGAAAGGTCTTACGCGACAGGCACAGCGGCTTCGTCGTGAGGCAAGCAGTGCGATGCTGGAAGGATTGGTGGGCGAGGAGCGGGCGCAAGGTTTGAAACTTGGTTATCGCCCGGATCGCTTGAACAATGTGATGCGCCCGGATCGCAACTCGATGATGGGCATGAGCATGTCGCGAAGTGAACGGCAGGAGGCGATCAAGGCCGGGACGTTGTTGAACCTTTCCGTGCGCGCATCGGAGCTGCCATCGCCAACCAAGCCAGGTCATTTCCTGCGCACGTTTGGCCAGTCGGATCGTGAAGTGATCGAAAACGCCACGGATGATGCCACGGTCCCCCAGGCGCTGGCTTTGTTGAACAGTCCGGCGTCGGAGATCCTGAATCATCCCGACTCGGATTTAGGCAAACAAATCGAGAAAGCCGCCACGCCACAAGCAAGGGTGGAGTTGTTGTATCAAGCCTATCTGAGCCGGCTGCCGACAGCCGATGAGCGCATGATCCTCCAGCAGGTGCTGCGGGATCGTGGAGATAGCGCGTTGGAGGACATCAGTCACGCCTTGCTCGCCAGCTCCCAGTTTCTTTACATTCAGTAA